In Gadus chalcogrammus isolate NIFS_2021 chromosome 1, NIFS_Gcha_1.0, whole genome shotgun sequence, one DNA window encodes the following:
- the LOC130382359 gene encoding olfactory receptor 2AG1: protein MQSVTHTRQCVWLLDSKNSSEPRDQDEEHHLDAAACLFLAIVPYEGAARLLAALCSCLVLLSLLVNGVTLLGLERSRELAWQPRFNLLKNLILSDLIQTALLGPPLIYSLMHRRTMGFNLWCHLQYFLGTTTISCSLLTITGMALERYLYVCQAIRYLSILTLLRLRLALSMIWVVSVGLGITSVVLLGLGHEREDATRGVTSGLVCEPDTMERQMGFPRASAVFRKVVCALLLLICILAHGFAYLRMYRDALNAVVPFKAVNTRARKTVLFYCCMLLFQLLPVLLKATSDVLWEFEGTGAAMLERNPHAPSLSAAVLHMSLVAMTLVPPCINPLVYGMRNKEVRQLLARATCCCCMSNGPGPLAADDRRARARRNGGRSLLVGQGGLAVGHLVQNLPNEDLVGRGAAAGGQEREAL, encoded by the coding sequence ATGCAAAGCGTCACGCACACGCGGCAGTGCGTGTGGCTGCTGGATTCAAAGAACAGCAGCGAGCCCCGCGACCAAGATGAGGAGCACCACCTGGACGCGGCGGCGTGCCTTTTCCTCGCCATCGTGCCCTACGAGGGTGCCGCGCGACTGCTCGCCGCCCTGTGCTCCTGCCTCGTGCTGCTGTCACTCCTCGTGAACGGCGTCACGCTATTAGGCCTCGAGCGCTCCCGCGAGCTGGCGTGGCAGCCGCGCTTTAACCTGCTGAAGAACCTGATCCTCAGCGACCTCATCCAGACCGCTCTGCTGGGCCCCCCCCTCATCTACTCACTGATGCACAGGCGCACCATGGGCTTCAACCTGTGGTGCCACCTGCAGTACTTCTTGGGCACCACGACCATCTCGTGCAGCCTGCTCACCATCACGGGCATGGCGCTCGAGCGCTATCTGTACGTGTGCCAGGCGATCCGCTACCTGTCGATCCTGACGCTGCTGCGCCTGCGCCTGGCGCTCTCCATGATCTGGGTGGTGTCCGTGGGGCTGGGGATCACGAGCgtggtgctgctggggctgggccACGAGCGCGAGGATGCGACCCGCGGCGTCACCTCGGGTCTCGTGTGCGAGCCGGACACAATGGAGAGGCAGATGGGTTTCCCACGCGCCTCTGCCGTGTTCCGGAAGGTAGTGTgcgcgctgctgctgcttatcTGTATCCTCGCGCACGGCTTCGCGTATTTGCGCATGTACCGGGACGCGCTCAACGCGGTGGTGCCCTTCAAAGCGGTGaacacgcgcgcgcgcaagACGGTGCTGTTCTACTGCTGCATGCTACTGTTCCAGCTGCTGCCCGTGCTGCTCAAGGCCACGTCGGACGTGCTGTGGGAGTTCGAGGGCACCGGTGCCGCCATGCTGGAAAGAAACCCGCACGCGCCCTCCCTGTCCGCGGCGGTGCTGCACATGTCACTGGTGGCCATGACGCTCGTGCCGCCCTGCATCAACCCGCTCGTGTACGGCATGCGCAACAAGGAGGTGCGGCAGCTGCTGGCCCGGGccacgtgctgctgctgcatgagCAACGGTCCGGGACCGTTAGCAGCCGATGACAGGCGGGCTCGCGCGAGGAGGAACGGAGGGAGGTCGCTGCttgtggggcagggggggctcGCGGTGGGGCATCTCGTGCAGAACCTCCCGAACGAGGACcttgtggggaggggggcggcggcgggaggTCAAGAGCGCGAGGCACTCTGA